Part of the Anopheles gambiae chromosome 3, idAnoGambNW_F1_1, whole genome shotgun sequence genome is shown below.
gcaaaaccgaccaaaaactagcatgtaaaaaactaatacgagcaaaaatgtctcctgcatatattgtaccccatgccttatacacacttaaggatCCTATTtcaaaaaactacttaaatatggatcaacatgatgagcgcaatcaattcagttcagttcattcgcgaaaaatgactaatccgtttgaacgggctcgatctattgaattgtataggtataatttccatgccaacagaacacagatcgaacacaaatgacccagttcgaacgcgttcgatgaattcagttgtgtaggtacgatttacacaccaacagaacacagatcgaacaccagttcgaacgcgttcgatgaattcaattatgtaggtacgatttacacaccaacagaacacagatcgaacaccagttcgaacgcgttcgatgaattcaattatgtaggtacgatttacacaccaacagaacacagatcgaacaccagttcgaacgcgttcgatgaattcagttgtgtaggtacgatttacacaccaacagaacacagatcgaacaccagttcgaacgcgttcgatgaattcaattatgtaggtacgatttacacaccaacagaacacagatcgaacaccagttcgaacgctttcgatgaattcagtcgtatagatacgatttccacaccaacagcacacgtatcgaacactgctggacaaattcgacggcgttcgaggaattgagttgtatgggtatgatttcaacaccaacagggtacattttgatctctgacgacccgttcgcacggtgcgagaaagagcgagaaagcaatatgattttgcacgttttattaccacatttatgtgtgccgtcgaacactgaacggaacgttcgaatgcgttcggtgtagtcagtttcttccaaaagtcctggtcgttctttttgttaagaacctcgttcgttcgtgcactttaccgaactgttctaacggtgcgattctcgttcattttacacatgcctagacctttcattcactttcaacctctgtaatttgaaaacccctcttattcgacagtcccgtcgcctctcaaataagagagggttcactgtgcATTGGAAGGACCGATCTGTAGTAATTTATGGACCTTGAGCAACAATCGTTTCGTAAAAACAAGGTTAATACAAACGGTCCCCGAGACACACGGTTAATGGGTACCAAAAACGGCTGTAAAATACCGCGTATTTCGAATTTCCGCGTGGGGTAGGtttaccaccgacaaaccgacgtgacacttcgaacaaaatgagcttcaaaagttgtctccttatttcaaatgaaaatacgttaaacactagcgccatctctataatgattcgcttactacactgacacagagaagaaactgctaaaccactttttgtttttcttcgcaaataccaatgcgtattgttttatgtacttctcacatcttttgcattgatttggaaacttataaaatgattttcctgggtgttttatccaataattctcacaaaatcttgcctcatacttccttcgcaatttgtatttagaaaagttgtttacatcgaagcagcagtgaacagagcttactttgacagaagtgatcgcctcactggtaaatgacagtactttcgtgtgggacacttttgtaacgctaGTGtgacgtcggtttgtcggtgggtTTACCATCGGTTTTTCTAGCACCAATAGTTGTACTATGTGCTCCAAATGTTGTGCTAGCTGTGAACCAATTGTTGTACTTGTTCAGATAATGTGCTAGAATTGATTAAGCTAacaaaattgattttcatcacTAAGGCCCGGATCTATGAAAATGTTGCGGGAACATTTGTTGCCAAAACGTATGgacgaactgtcaaactcatgtTGCGGGAAcattagccggcatcgcgagtaaatgaacacattttaacagtcgtttaatgcatggttttttttgcacttttcccaTATACTCAGATTTAAAATCAGCAAACAACATATATTTAACTCAGCTATGCTATAaaaattcccgattattcaaGAGAGCACATTGCGTACCCAATGTTAAAGAACGTTCGATtctatatgtattttttttctttctatccaCAATAAACatctctactactactaacagtcgtttaaagttcattttggtttaaccgagttcatttgttgttcattcctgttaaaataaacgatcgtcaaaacagttaacgactgctcgaaatgacatataggcaaacacgggggaAAAATCGAGCAGTACAATTAAatgactgttaatttgtatcgcatacgctctttgacagtcgtttggttaacgacggcataggaccagtcgttaaaattaacaaatgaactcaatgcgttcgcgaagccaaattctagcaattttaaatgactctggttaatttttaacgactgttaattttaaaccatttctttcgcgatgccagctATTATTGTTGCaagagaaacaaatcgatttgtttcatgtttatttgttacATGAACATTTTTGGACTTGTTTGCACACTAAAACGGatacaaaataatttcaacttaattttaaaatgtttttatcaaTGAATATGTGCACAGTTTTTGAAATGAATTGGAAAATCCAGAAATGTTAACATTGTAAAAATATTGCCGCAAGATGTTCATAGACCCAGATCTAAGATAAATGTTTTTAAGGAATTTACAATTACACAATTTGATAACTAGATGTTGAAAATCAATAAGAAAATCAATAAAGATAAGGTTTAGAATGTCAATTTTGTACGATTTtccatgcattttttttaatctgacAGCAAAACTGGTAGATGAGAATAGCACAACAATTGGTACATAACAGTTTTTCTTGCACCAATTGATGTGCTGgtcggtctcatggtacagtcgtcaactcgtacgacttagaACATGCACGTCAcaggttcaagccccgaatggaccgtggtgccatacgtaggacagaCTCAATCAATGAGGGGGAAATCAAtgagtcactgaaagccaagcccacaagtggtaggcaggccttgaccgacaacggttgttgagccaaagaagaagaagaagaattgatgTGCTATTTTTCAACTGGATAAAATAATTATGTAACCTTACTAAACGATCAAAAACTTTTTCCCatcagatatttcacctgtcagAATAGTTAATTTCGCTGTATGTTTCACTCTGTTTGGCCGTACGGTTTCTTTAACTAATAAGGTAATATGATAAGTTTAACGAATACTTTGATATGAAACCGAAAACAGCCAGAttcttttattaattttgattttgtgtGGTTAGCACAACAATAGGCCATTATCGGTGTATATCGGGGACCGCTGTATATATTATTGTAATGTGCAAATTGAAACAATTGAAGACACAATTGTTCAGCTTGAAGGCTGATCGACAATTCATATATTTCTCTCATCTcaatgtatgtatatatatatatatatatatatatatatatatatatatatagtacTAAAATTAGGATTTCATTTTTGAAACGAAAAACATTTAGACATTCTGTAGAAACTTTCAAATGACTTTAGCAACAACAGTAAAAACCACAAGGCATACGGCGAACATCTTTTttaactttgtttttttttcacgaggTTCGTATAGTATCCAGCGGAACATCGAAGAAACCCCCTTTGGGGTAggcaaaccgaaaccgaataGCTGATGAAGATACCAAATTGGAATTGCAGTGTCAAGTAGATTGGAGAGATTATGATGCAATAATGCCTTACAAATGGGAGCCACGAAAAGAGCATGTTTTGGTCGAAGGTAAGTCATTTATTAGTTGCTTTTTCACAGCCTATGTTGTGCTATAaaatatctgtcaaacacattttttcacTGAGGTAGGGGAAGTCTAGTAGCCTTCGACGAATCTTTTTCCAGTAGGGTAGGTGTACCAATTGCTCCGCTAACACCAATTGTGCTATtcacgaaaaaaaatcaaaattaagaAAAGAATCTGGCTATTTTCGGTTTCATATCAAAGTATTCGTATAATTCATCAAATTTATAaacctgtttttttattttataatccTAATTAGCTTACAAGTTTCACAATTATTCAAATCAGATAATCACAATCATTATTATCACTGtcaaaaaaatcaaccacttCGTATCGATGAGCGAAAAACCACcttacattaaatttcaatttatacGTAAAGTAGAGCAACCTTATCCTGTTAATCCTGTTAAAAATTCGATTATGATTCATTCACATTGAAACTgcactttttttattgtttagtaaggctagttttttgtgtggttttgtatggagtgtttatatgatttcagcctccaactgccaaactccatacaaaaaaactgactagaatcgtgaagggccccactgtctacaatcacacacaagtagtgatgagtcaagtagccaccacgcacacacagcacagtaaaaTGTGCGAGCACAATTACACATTTTATAAGATTGTGGTGCCAGACTTCGCACAATTTATGTGCTCTgcacagtttctgtgctccgcacagtttatgtgctccgcacagttaccGTGCTCCGCAAAGTTTCCGCACAGTTGTTGTGTGCGCACAATTATACCGCGCTCTACACGAGTCGTTCCTGGCTTCGACTTCaacatctcaactcagtgctactggaacgtctccggcttctgtcgtggccgcagtgaattgggatacaaatattgtttttgctatgtatttttttattgtattgtaaCTTATCgtaattaggccatacggctcgttgaagataaaaaataaataaataaataaataataataataataataataataataataataataataataataataataataataataataataataataataataatcaccTGGCTGCTGTTTTATCTTTGCCTTTTCTGTTTtatatacagtagaacgtcgattatccgggggcggattaaccggcgggcggcttaaccgtgtgcataaatgtgacagctgttaaAAGGtacggcgaacatttgcagcgatagtcaagtgggcaaccagttttttgtgcacCTCTGTTTTGTCTAGTggtatttttgaatttcatgtTTGTACATGAAAAGTTGCCAtacctatagttattgaataaaataatattctactaacgattaatcgattaacTCAAAGTGagttaatcataaaactaatgaattatttaatttttatatgaatttgatatttcttggaccattatccgtgcaaatcgattaaccggcaaccgtccggtcccgagctgcccggataatcgacgttctactgtatttatACACAGGGTGTTCgagataaatttgacagtttctgAGGGAATAGGAAaggattttttataaaatttatgttaaatatttaaaaaaaatttgcTACAAAGTTTAGCTTACCATGTTTGCCGCATTTTTTATTCGAAGTACCCCCCCTCCGCGTCGATGGCCGTCTGCACCCGCTTCCGGAACCGCGCGCAAGCCCGGACAACCATGTCTCTGGGGATGGCCGCAAACACGGCCTTTATTCTGGCCACCAGCTCCGCTTTGGTATTGCAGGACGCCCTGTTGGTGTCCCGCTCAACTGTGCCCCACACAAAGTAATCGATAGGATTAAGGTCAGGGGAGCTGGGTAGTCAAACGTCGGTGCTGGTGTATCGGTCGAAATTGGCAGTGAGCCATTGGCGTGTTTTTTCAATCCGGTAAGCCGCTTTTCGTGCGTTTTTGCTGTTATGAGCTGTCCCCTACGTCGCTTGTACGACGCGTACCGCAGGTCCTCATTTAACGCCACCTTGACGGTGCTCGGGGCCACGCCAACGTCTCGCGCCAGGGCCCGGATGCCGACGCCGGGATCGGCCAGGAACGTGTCGGTCCGCATACAATTCGACCGCCTGCTATGCTGTTTGCGAACAATAACACTATCCACGTTTTCACCACCTCGAGCTGTACGCGTATTGTTTTTACGGTGTTCAGCGAACACATCGCCGCCTTCCGAATTTCGGCATTCGTATGGCCGGCATGAACCATCATAACACACGTTTCGCGCTTGTACAATTCGGACGGGTTCCACCTATTTACGGAGCTAGACATTTTTTACACTTGTTCGCACAATTTTTAGCAATCGAATGACATATCAATCATTTCGATACGTCAACTCAACCCTGAGATATAAACCCAAAGGCCAGGTGTCAAATTTAGCCCACACACCctgtatgtatatatacaggcgtcccccgagttacgaccccctcgagttacgacgattcgcagatacgacgattttgattttgacagtgaaAAGTTGTCAGTgagaagaaattgatgtatttttttgactTTCTGTGCTGAAAACcgttacaaacacatttccaaagattctaCAACTAGCCGATCTTTGATATTTATATCGCGTAAACGACTTTCGgtgtaaaattaatacattatcaaacattgttgcaaataaaaatcacgTTATCATAGATTTCGcctcttcaacttcggtttTAAACTTAACTTTGtgagatattcgacatacgactatttcgacttacgccttgctttgggccattttttcggtcccaaatacagtcgtatttcgggggacacctgtaatCAAAATTGCATGTTTTCGTGAATTGTTTCaaatggtgaaatatttcaattgaaCTAGATCAGTTACGGATGGGAATTGGAGAATGAACTCTTAGGATTAGGATGAAAAGCAAATGAACTATGTAATGAAATGACAAGTGAATAAACAGTAGCAAATTGATTGACGCAAAGGACACAACGGTTTATCCATTCTCCTCGGTTTTCGGTAATCCGTATATCACAACCAGCTTTTTTTAGTGATAATTTATCACACAtcggtccttcgaaccggatagTGATTACGGATTTTCTATTCATTTTGGTCATTTGTGTTtaaaccggctccggagccgtgggtgcggagccggttccggagccgtcggagcggagccggctccggagccgttggtgcggagccggctccgaaattgtctggagccggtcggagccggctccgacttcggagccgttttgcccatcactactgcTCAGTACGCAGGAGGAAACGATGATAGCCTCTCAATATGGATTGAAGCAGCAGTCATTGAACTTACCATAGTGAGAGCAGGCCGGATTCATTTGGGCTatagttttctaaatttgacagttctttgagcaaattgtactgatttgacacatcaattgtgaATTGTAATATAGTTTCTCTTTTGGacgaattttaaaattcattagGTACGTTGAGGCACGGCATATCTTTCTTCGCAAATCTTTCCCCTTCCACCAGAaggaagttaaaaaaaagataaaccaAAATGTTTGCGTTCACACACAACGAATCATAGCAGGATGCAATCATCGTCGAAAAAGATTCGCCAAGGGCTCCTAGGCTTCCCCTAAGCGAAAAGTGTGTataaaagggagagagagagagagagacgctTCAGCTTCTgtatgaagattttaagaatgttttgtgtattcgtcaagctgTCAGAAAGCCTGTTTGAGCAAACGTTTTCACacgtcctgtcaaaaagtgacgttcaaattAGGTTATAAAagcatgctatgagaccagctggtctacatacactttgattctaaattccatcacctgatctctttaatgtaCCTTGAGATAAAAGAAAATACCACCTtgatttgccatttttttcgagcaggcactcgaatctaattctagctttgaggttaaaaaaatccttatTATTTTAGTTACCTTAAgaatatttcataaaaaaatatgtttaaaacgccaaatcaaatttaaaaatcattacaTGTAACGATGCTTTATCAACCAAAATATCACCAGTTtcacgaaaaataaaaataaaatgtaaatgtatgAACAGATTTTGTGAAACTAGTCTGCCGAATACTGGTATGGTACTGGTACTGGTATCTTATTGAGAGGCATCTCATTAGTCTTGATCACACAACTTATCCTGCTATAAAATATCTGTTGAACACACTTTTTACGAGGTTTGAATGTTAGTGGATTTTGGAGCTATTGTGCTTTTGTTGTGTGTACTGAAGCAGTTATTGCACATGAGAcaattcattttaattaatcacTACTATTCTAATTTACAACTATCGTAAgtttaaaaacaaactgtAATAATTCCTTTTCATTGCTAGCAATTCAGTCCAGGCTACTACATCAGTAGACAACAGCCAAGAAACACAGCAACACTTGAGAGTTTCTTCGGGAAATCAACAGCAGTACAGCAATCGATTGAGAAGATTGCGCTCTGTTAGTCAATCAACTTCTGCAACTAGCTTGAACAATTTAAACAATAATAGCAGTAACAACAACGCAGGGTCTACCTCCTGCATATCTGCCGGTAATAATACAACGAATAGTACTGGCAACTCTATCATCAGCAATATCACCGATAATATTACAAgtaccaccaacaacaatacTATTACCTACAACCACAACAATTGCAGTACGCTGAGACATCAGcgccatcatcaacatcatcttCACACGATCCGATCTAGTACTTCTAGTACAAATTCAACAGCAGTCAACACGGGGGGTCTAATATCAAGAGTATTTGATCATAGCAACAGTAGCGGCAGAAGCGATAGCTCTTCTCATTGTACCAACACCACTAGTCCAGCTGCTTCTGTCACCAGCTGTACTACGATATCATTACCTGTCGTCTCTGCAAATCATTCTAGTAGTAGTGTACCTGGATTGGGTAGTATTGCGACTAGAATTGGAAGTAATTCACGACGAGCGTCCccaagtgaaaaaaaaaaacatctccaAAATAAGAACGATGataaaatggatgaaaaaaagTCACAACAACAGAAACCCCCTGTCAAACAGCATCAACACCCGCGTGATACAACCCCAATTAGTCGGAAAGGGAGAAATCGCAAAGATACAGAAGCAGGGGGAGGAAACAGTACTTCGGCCATCAATGAAACTTCACCAAAGAAACGTAATACAGTCAGATATCACGGGATGATATCAAAGATATCCTCCGTACCTACTGataaagaacaaaaagaaactaCCGAGTCCATTGAAGATTACAAATCTGTTGGCGATATTGAAGATTATGAATTAAGTAGACAAAGCCAGGAAGATGCAATTATCGCAGAACAAGATAATGTTGAAGATCATCCTTCATCTACATCAAACACAGCACATCTTGAGCATAATGAAGAAAAACCCGTGTCCAAAGACGATGGGATACATTCTGTAGTGAATGTAAAAGAAACAAGTCGTTCGAAAGCGCTTACTAACGACTCTGGAATTGATGGTGAACAACAGTTATCCATTCctcatttagatgaaaatgGAATAGTAGAAGATGAAGGGGCTTTTGGTAGTAATCCATACGACAGGAATAATGAAGTTCGCCAGAAAGATACAAGTAATGTTAAATTACTGGAAGATGGCTCACGTGGATCGGACAGTTCACAAAGTCGAACTATTCTTCGCTTTGTACGTAAAAGCCTGGAAAATACGGCTATGTCAGTTTTATATTCGAAAAACTTCATCGAAAATGAAACGATTGAGACAGAATACCCCCGCAATCTGGACGAtaatattgaaatattgaGCAGAGAAGCAGAAAACTTAGCTTTGCAATTTAAGCCTTCTGAAGAAAAGCTAGTGCAATATGGTCCAATCTTTGATCTTGAAAAGTTTGAGGAACAAcgcaagcaacaaaaaaaggaagatgatgaagatgaagcGATTGGTATTTCTCCCTGTGGGCGTTTTCTGAAATATGATAAGGAGGTCGGAAGGGGATCATTCAAAACCGTGTATCGTGGGTTGGATACCCAAACTGGTGTTGCCGTTGCATGGTGTGAATTACTGGTGAGTAAAATATTCATCGAGAATAAGCAAACATTGAAAATTAATCCGCctatttaataaatttttagGAAAAGAAAGTAAATCGGGTTGAGCGGGCCCGATTTCGGGAAGAAGcagaaatgttaaaaaaattacaacatCCAAACATTGTAAGATTTTATAATTACTGGGAAGCGACACCAACGGTtggaaacaagaagaaaaatataGTTCTCATTACTGAGCTTATGCTTTCCGGCACATTGAAATCGTAAGTATTAGACACAAAAGAAATATAACACAGAAAGTTGGCTAATTGCGGCTTTAATAATGTTATTATAGATACTTGCgacgttttaaaaaaatcaatccaaaaGTACTGAAGTCCTGGTGTCGGCAAATTCTAAAAGGGTTGCATTTCTTGCATTCACGCACACCGCCTATCATCCATCGTGATTTGAAATGTGATAATATATTTATAACTGGTACGACAGGGAGCGTTAAGATAGGAGACCTAGGATTAGCCACACTGAAGAACCGTAGCTTTGCAAAGTCGGTTATTGGTACACCGGAGTTCATGGCACCCGAAATGTATGAGGAACATTATGACGAAGCAGTTGATGTGTACGCTTTTGGTATGTGCATGTTGGAAATGGCTACCTCAGAGTATCCGTACAATGAATGCAATACACCAGCACAGATTTACAAAAAAGTGACTTCTGGTGTAAAACCGCAAAGCCTAGAAAAGGTGGAAAACCCAGAGGTACGTGAGATCATCGAAAGATGTATACACGATAAAAAAGAAGGACGACCAACGTGCAAGGAGCTTTTGAACTGTGAATTTTTTTGCGAAGATATTGGTATTCGGTTGGAACCAATGTCAAAAGATATGTTCCTAACAAATCCTGAAATCGTCCGTATGGAATTTCGGCTGCGTATCCTGGATCCTAAAAAGCGTGTTAACAAACACAAAGAGAATGAAGCCATTCAGTTTGATTTCGACATTCGAGTAGAtgatgctgaagaaattgCTAACGAAATGTATAGATCAGGTATACTATTGGAGGATGACTCTAAAACAGTAGCAAAAATTCTCAAAGTTCAAATTCAAACATTATTAAAAGAACGGGAAGAAAGAGTTAGGCAACAACAGATCGAACAAGAAAAAGACACTCTCCAAAAGCAAGCACTCATTGCACAACAACTttaccaacagcagcaattaCAACAGCAGCTGGAAAATGACTTGCAAGTGACTGAACTGCAAGTTCCACAGATGACGCAACAAGGAGCTATTCAACAATCGCAGCAGCAACTGCCACAGGGATATTATCAACCTTCTTCGCTTCCAACATCACAAGCACAACAAATAATATACCAACAACAGATTTCCGTGGGAAATGAGCAATTACAGCAAAACTTTCAGCAACATGCAGTTAGTAGTCAATTTGTTTTAGGACAACTACCATTGCAGCAACCCATGTCGCAGCTACAGCAGGAACAGCAGACACTTAATCAAATGGTTCCGAGTCAACCAACTCAAGCTAATATAGATGCAACACAGCAGCCTAATTATATCCCACAGCAAGTATTTGTCGAttcccagcaacagcagcaatatGTCCTACAATTACAACAGCAAGCGTCACATCAAGGACAATCCCAAGGGACAAATCTGCAGTATATAAACCAAGTCGGTGCACAACAACAATTGGTGCAACAAATTTTACatctacaacaacaaaatttagCTATgatgcaacaacagcagcaacaagccGAGTTACAAGAACAAATATCTACCCTAGAACAACAGCTCCAAGGTATCATACCAATTCATAATCAACCAGCACAAAACATACAGCAGCAGTCGCACTCACAGCCACAGCAACAAAttcaagaacaagaacaagaacaagaacaagaacaagaacaagaacaagaacaagaacaagaacaagaacaagaacaagaacaagaacaagaacaagaacaagaacaagaacaagaacaagaacaagaacaagaacaagaacaagaacaagaacaagaacaagaacaagaacaagaacaagaacaagaacaagaacaagaacaagaacaagaacaagaacaagaacaagaacaagaacaagaacaagaacaagaacaagaacaagaacaagaacaagaacaagaacaagaacaagaacaagaacaagaacaagaacaagaacaagaacaagaacaagaacaagaacaaaaacaacaacaaaaacaacaacaacaacaacaacaacaacaacaacaacaacaacaacaacaacaacaacaacaacaacaacaacaacaacaagaacaacaacaacagcaacaacaacaacagcaacaacaaaaacaacaagaacaacaagaacaagaacaagaacaagaacaagaacaagaacaagaacaagaacaagaacaagaacaagaacaagaacaagaacaagaacaagaacaagaacaagaacaagaacaagaacaagaacaagaacaagaacaagaacaagaacaagaacaagaacaagaacaagaacaagaacaagaacaagaacaagaacaagaacaagaacaagaacaagaacaagaacaagaacaagaacaagaacaagaacaagaacaacaacaacaacaacaagaacaacaacaagaacaacaacaacaacaacaacaacaacaacagcagcaacaacaacaacaaaaacaacaagaacaacaacaacaacaagaacaacaacaacaagaacaacaacaacaagaacaacaacaacaacaacaagaacaacaacaacaacaagaacaacaacaagaacagcaagaacaacaacaacaacaacaacaacaacaacaacaacaacaacaacaacaacaacaacaacaacaacaacaacaacaacaacaacaacaacaacaacaacaacaacaacaacaacaacaacaacaacaacaacaacaacaagaacagcaacaacaacaacaacaacagcaacagcaacaacagcaacaacaacaacaacaagaacaacaagaacaacaagaacaacaacaagaacaagaacaagaacaagaacaagaacaacaacaacaacaacaacaacaacaacagcaacaacagcagcaaaaacaacaacaaaaacaacaagaacaagaacaacaacaagaacaacaagaacaacaacaacaacaacaagaacaagaacaagaacaagaacaacaacaacaacaacaacaacaacaacaacagcaacaacagcagcaacaacaacaacaaaaacaacaagaacaacaacaacaacaagaacaacaacaacaacaacaacaacaagaacaagaacaacaacaagaacaacaacaagaacaacaacaacaacaacagcaacaacaacaacaacaacaacaacaagaacaagaacaaaaacaagaacaagaacaagaacaagaacaagaacaagaacaagaacaagaacaagaacaagaacaagaacaagaacaagaacaagaacaagaacagccacaagaacagcaacaagaacagcaacaagaacagcaacaagaacagcaacaagaacagcaacaagaacagcaacaagaacagcaacaagaacagcaacaagaacagcaacaagaacagcaacaagaacagcaacaagaac
Proteins encoded:
- the LOC5667794 gene encoding GATA zinc finger domain-containing protein 14, coding for MGATKRACFGRSNSVQATTSVDNSQETQQHLRVSSGNQQQYSNRLRRLRSVSQSTSATSLNNLNNNSSNNNAGSTSCISAGNNTTNSTGNSIISNITDNITSTTNNNTITYNHNNCSTLRHQRHHQHHLHTIRSSTSSTNSTAVNTGGLISRVFDHSNSSGRSDSSSHCTNTTSPAASVTSCTTISLPVVSANHSSSSVPGLGSIATRIGSNSRRASPSEKKKHLQNKNDDKMDEKKSQQQKPPVKQHQHPRDTTPISRKGRNRKDTEAGGGNSTSAINETSPKKRNTVRYHGMISKISSVPTDKEQKETTESIEDYKSVGDIEDYELSRQSQEDAIIAEQDNVEDHPSSTSNTAHLEHNEEKPVSKDDGIHSVVNVKETSRSKALTNDSGIDGEQQLSIPHLDENGIVEDEGAFGSNPYDRNNEVRQKDTSNVKLLEDGSRGSDSSQSRTILRFVRKSLENTAMSVLYSKNFIENETIETEYPRNLDDNIEILSREAENLALQFKPSEEKLVQYGPIFDLEKFEEQRKQQKKEDDEDEAIGISPCGRFLKYDKEVGRGSFKTVYRGLDTQTGVAVAWCELLVRSVKIGDLGLATLKNRSFAKSVIGTPEFMAPEMYEEHYDEAVDVYAFGMCMLEMATSEYPYNECNTPAQIYKKVTSGVKPQSLEKVENPENNSSKVSYQFIINQHKTYSSSRTHSHSNKFKNKNKNKNKNKNKNKNKNKNKNKNKNKNKNKNKNKNKNKNKNKNKNKNKNKNKNKNKNKNKNKNKNKNKNKNKNKNKNKNKNKNKNKNKNKNKNKNKNKNKNKNKNKNKNKNKNKNNNKNNNNNNNNNNNNNNNNNNNNNNNNNNKNNNNSNNNNSNNKNNKNNKNKNKNKNKNKNKNKNKNKNKNKNKNKNKNKNKNKNKNKNKNKNKNKNKNKNKNKNKNKNKNKNKNKNKNKNKNKNKNKNKNKNNNNNNKNNNKNNNNNNNNNNSSNNNNKNNKNNNNNKNNNNKNNNNKNNNNNNKNNNNNKNNNKNSKNNNNNNNNNNNNNNNNNNNNNNNNNNNNNNNNNNNNNNNNNNNNNNKNSNNNNNNSNSNNSNNNNNKNNKNNKNNNKNKNKNKNKNNNNNNNNNNSNNSSKNNNKNNKNKNNNKNNKNNNNNNKNKNKNKNNNNNNNNNNNSNNSSNNNNKNNKNNNNNKNNNNNNNNKNKNNNKNNNKNNNNNNSNNNNNNNNKNKNKNKNKNKNKNKNKNKNKNKNKNKNKNKNKNKNSHKNSNKNSNKNSNKNSNKNSNKNSNKNSNKNSNKNSNKNSNKNSNKNSNKNSNKNSNKNSNKNSNKNSNKNSNKNSNKHSNKHSNKNSNRNSNRNSHRNSHRNSNKNSNKNSNKNSYKNSNKNSNKNSNKNNNKNSNKNSNKTSNKNSNKNSNKNSNKNSNKNSN